The following DNA comes from Mucilaginibacter jinjuensis.
GCGCGTGGTGCAGATAGTACATCGGCGCCATCGCGGTATGCCAGATTAAAACGATCGAACAGGTTGATGTTATAATGCTGTTCTACCTGTTTCATAAAATTAACCGATTTATCGATAGAGCATCCGCTGGCCCCGGCCTGGCTTTCGTCAACAACAAGTACAATGAAGCGATTGTAGCGTATTTCGGCTCCGGCTTTCAATGCATTGTTGTGTGCAGTCCAACTTTGTGTAAAGCTGTTTAATTGCTGTTGCAGCTGCTGGGTTTCGGCTTCGCTAAGTTTGCGGTCGGCCTGGTAGATCCACACTCTCGAATTTTCAGAAAATTGCATACACAAAGGTATCAATTTATTAACTTAGGGTTGTCAAATAGTTGCCATGTTGAAATTTGTGCGGATGGGGTTAAAAAAGCATTTTTTGATAGTTTCTATCGCCGCACTTGGTTCTGCAAGTTTGTGCTTTACTTATGCCATGGACGAACAGCAATGGCTTACCTGGAGTAACAAATGCCTCACACAAGCCTATAATGCCGATGGTGATGCCAAATTGAAGAAGTGGGAACTTAGCGTTACCGACAATGCTTTTATCCGCCTGCGTAAAACATATACCAATGGCAAGCAGGAGTATTACTCGTTCCATCTGCACCGTTTTAACGATATGGGTTACCTGGGCACCACCACAGCAGGTACCTTACAGCTTAAAACCATTGCCGACGATATTATTGTACAAACCTATAATGACCCCAAAGGTGATATTGATAGTATGGCTACATCGCTCAATATCCAGGTTAAAAACATGGATGCCGAGCGTTTGGATAGCTTGCATGATGCTTTAATTTACTTTAAGGGGAAAAATTAAAAGATTTTTTAAGCGGAAAAGACTGCCGGTTCTGCTGTTAAACCGACCCGGTAACCCGCCTGAAAAACTTTTATAGCTGATAAACAGGATGTTTTGAGCTATTTGAAAAAAAAGTTTTATAAAATAGAAAAAGACACTACATTTGCATTCCCGAAACGGACGAAGGGTACCATAGCTCAGATGGTAGAGCAAAGGACTGAAAATCCTTGTGTCACTGGTTCGATCCCAGTTGGTACCACAACATCAAAAAGGTCATTTTCAATCGAAAATGGCCTTTTTTTGTTTAAAAAAGCTATTTTGTGCTAATACTTCTCAGGTAACCCGATCGGGTGTCTTTGCAATTCAGCAAAAAAATATGTCGAATTCGGTCCAAAAAAATTGTCCCAAAATTGTCAGCGAATTGGGTGCGTTTTTTTAGGACCTGTAAAGTCAAGAATATGGCTACAGTACATGCGGTTATCCTTCCATTAAAAAAAAGAAAAGATGGGACTTGGAATGTAAAGATCAGAGTGAACAAAGACGGCAGTTCATCTTACATTGAAACATCCCATTTCGTAAATTCAAGACAGATCTGGAAAAAGAATCAGATCAAAGATCCAGGCATTCTCGCGATGATTGAACCGGTATTGACCCAATACAGAAAAAAGATCGGGGACCTAGCTAGCAAACTCGATACCTATTCCGCGGCAAAGTTAGCCGATTACTTGATCGGTAAAAAGGAGATCAAAGCAGAAGATATTAATGTTGTTGCTTTCGGCCGGAAACGTATCGAGGAACTAACACAGGCTAACCGCTTGGGCAGTGCAAAAAATATGCAAACGGTGGTTAATAGCCTGATCGATTTTTTCGGTACGGAAGATATCCGGATCAACGATATCCGATTTAAGATGCTTCTTAAATATGAGGCATTTCTTCGGAAGCCACGTGTCCAGATACGGCTCGATCAGTTTCAGAGGCCTCAAACGCGGGCGATAGACGGTTTGACGAATAACGGGCTGCATAATCACATGCGCGATTTTCGAATACTGTTTAACAACATTAAGGAATTTTATAATGATGAAGACGAGGAAGTGATTGTTGTGAAACA
Coding sequences within:
- a CDS encoding ABC transporter ATPase, with translation MQFSENSRVWIYQADRKLSEAETQQLQQQLNSFTQSWTAHNNALKAGAEIRYNRFIVLVVDESQAGASGCSIDKSVNFMKQVEQHYNINLFDRFNLAYRDGADVLSAPRAQFEDLIKQGSINQDTVVFNNLVQTLAELDTKWEVPFKNSWHPQLFRDLITV